The following proteins come from a genomic window of Fusobacterium simiae:
- a CDS encoding sugar transferase gives MLKRIFDITLSLFGLIILLPFMLIIAILIRVDSKGPIFFKQIRVTKDGREFKIFKYRTMKVGSDKYSQITVGKDNRITRIGSFLRKYKLDEIPQLINVLLGDMSLVGPRPEVPKYVALYTDEQKEILKVRAGITDYASIEFSNENDLLASEKNPEKVYIEKIMPKKIELNKKYLSEISIITDIKIILLTIKKILK, from the coding sequence GTGCTAAAAAGAATATTTGATATAACTCTTTCTTTATTTGGGTTAATAATATTATTACCTTTTATGTTAATAATAGCAATATTGATTAGAGTGGATTCAAAGGGACCAATATTTTTTAAACAAATTAGAGTAACAAAAGATGGAAGAGAGTTCAAAATTTTTAAGTATCGTACTATGAAAGTTGGTTCAGATAAATATAGTCAAATAACTGTTGGGAAAGATAATAGAATAACTAGAATAGGTTCATTTTTGAGAAAATACAAATTAGATGAAATCCCTCAATTAATAAATGTTTTATTAGGAGATATGAGTTTAGTTGGACCAAGACCTGAGGTTCCAAAATATGTAGCTCTTTATACAGATGAGCAGAAAGAAATTTTAAAAGTAAGAGCTGGAATAACTGATTATGCTTCAATAGAATTTTCAAATGAAAATGATTTATTAGCTTCAGAAAAAAATCCAGAAAAAGTATATATAGAAAAAATTATGCCTAAAAAAATTGAATTAAATAAAAAATATTTATCAGAAATTTCAATAATAACAGATATAAAAATCATTTTATTGACTATTAAAAAAATACTGAAATAA
- a CDS encoding DegT/DnrJ/EryC1/StrS family aminotransferase — translation MEKRKITFSPPDIKDREIAEVVDTLKSGWITTGPKTKKFEEKIAEYCGTKKSVCLNSATAAMELALRLFDIGEGDEVITSAYTYTASASVIYHCRAKIVLADTKEGEFNIDPKEIEKLITPRTKAIIPVDIGGYPADYSEILDIVEKKKDIFNPKKGTYQEKLGRILVLADSAHSFGATYKGEKIGNIADITSFSFHAIKNLTTAEGGALTWNLPKNFDNEQIYKELMLLALHGQNKDALAKLKAGAWKYDIVMPGYKCNMTDIMASIGLVQLQRYDNEILKKKKELVSYYEKYLKDLTDKIELPIFKNDIKESCRHLYMIRLKNQNEEKRNEVITKLGENEIATNVHFQPLPLLTAYKNLGFKMEDYPNAYNRYKNEISLPLHDFLSEDDIKYICEYLKEMI, via the coding sequence ATGGAAAAAAGAAAGATTACTTTTTCTCCACCTGATATAAAAGACAGAGAAATAGCAGAAGTAGTTGATACACTAAAATCTGGATGGATTACAACAGGACCTAAAACTAAAAAGTTTGAAGAAAAAATAGCTGAATATTGTGGGACAAAAAAATCTGTTTGTCTTAATTCAGCAACAGCAGCAATGGAATTAGCACTTAGACTATTTGATATAGGTGAGGGAGATGAAGTTATAACATCAGCTTATACTTATACAGCTTCAGCTAGTGTTATTTATCATTGTAGAGCAAAAATAGTTTTAGCTGATACAAAAGAAGGAGAATTTAATATAGATCCCAAAGAAATTGAAAAATTAATTACCCCTAGAACTAAAGCTATAATACCAGTTGATATTGGTGGCTATCCAGCAGATTATTCAGAAATTTTGGATATAGTTGAAAAGAAAAAAGATATATTTAATCCTAAAAAAGGAACTTATCAAGAAAAACTTGGAAGAATATTAGTTCTTGCAGATTCAGCTCATTCATTTGGAGCTACCTATAAAGGGGAAAAAATTGGAAATATTGCAGATATAACTTCATTTTCTTTTCATGCAATAAAAAATTTAACAACGGCAGAAGGAGGAGCTCTTACTTGGAATCTTCCAAAAAATTTTGATAATGAGCAAATTTATAAAGAATTAATGCTATTAGCTTTACATGGCCAAAATAAAGATGCACTTGCAAAATTAAAGGCTGGAGCTTGGAAATATGATATTGTTATGCCAGGTTATAAATGCAATATGACAGATATAATGGCTTCAATTGGACTAGTTCAACTTCAAAGGTATGATAATGAAATTTTAAAGAAGAAAAAAGAATTAGTATCTTATTATGAAAAATATTTAAAAGACTTAACAGATAAGATAGAATTACCAATCTTTAAAAATGATATTAAAGAAAGTTGCAGACATTTATATATGATAAGGTTAAAAAATCAAAATGAAGAAAAAAGAAATGAAGTAATTACTAAATTAGGAGAAAATGAAATAGCAACAAATGTTCATTTTCAACCATTACCACTTTTAACAGCATATAAGAATTTAGGATTTAAAATGGAAGATTATCCTAATGCTTATAATCGATATAAAAACGAAATTTCTTTACC